From a single Diachasmimorpha longicaudata isolate KC_UGA_2023 chromosome 15, iyDiaLong2, whole genome shotgun sequence genomic region:
- the LOC135169484 gene encoding uncharacterized protein LOC135169484 encodes MSAPQVSIILLIVISAVVCQYERPYKPSGWRPAGQGFNAHDSPHHSNHHNYPVRIDSSYGPPPHRPGTFDREDLTTTTSTTTPRSREPTPTSNESEEDSQSNPALAIANSFAFNRPVYVYTGFPLQPAFTYFK; translated from the exons ATGAGTGCTCCTCAG GTATCGATAATCCTCCTGATTGTCATCAGTGCAGTGGTATGTCAGTACGAACGTCCATACAAACCAAGTGGATGGCGTCCAGCCGGACAGGGCTTCAATGCTCATGACAGTCCTCATCACTCCAATCATCATAATTATCCAGTGCGCATTGATAGCTCCTATGGACCACCTCCACATCGGCCAGGCACATTCGATAGAGAGGACCTAACAACCACCACGAGTACAACGACACCGAGAAGTCGAGAACCCACTCCAACATCGAACGAATCCGAAGAGGATTCGCAATCTAATCCGGCATTGGCAATAGCAAATTCCTTTGCATTCAACAGGCCTGTCTACGTGTACACTGGATTCCCACTGCAGCCGGCATTCacgtatttcaaatga
- the LOC135169462 gene encoding VWFA and cache domain-containing protein 1, which yields MTILRSLWIIVILCSLVTLNSPEAKDDGVIECQLGKALRKQVKPTPLGGMCLKDIVAALSQVLRSIGNDELGLTEFQEMLDKLDFVSITDEPEDALRSLTDSINAKLEIFLDILEKSLNLVVPILERDAFHGDESAGRRGGKSRREKSIDLCSQVENELATKLKTPRWKHLRVLPFLHRPGVICGQAGPVRNIGSLFLSQCDRPKNVIVLMEHGAFMSEEDIALARATAKTIVDMLSDSDSVTIIGLAGRGFVHCKNGLVKSTDVNKFQLIRRIDATMRTDSNESLTIDLDGLTRNVSGNVVVVHVTNTLKDISNVTKIIETISSKQVTVHLRTVLILSNLKPHVAVEETSVNSSIITLPTHNILGYDIARLFSTLECPTMNKKDYYLSDSYLETYSYGKMMTVSITRVTDTALVSLDVKFHELVNEITYFNAGATTRAILLDKKGIVLMHKSFPRIETLSEQPLKVYLKDIENIDDRVVMEMIEQPGGLMGVLNKLGINVTVRWRHLKYLDLIVCVVTEETDSPSSRSVAKFPPQLPDNLLHHRLDTVPINSADLCNYKGHIQSLSHAVVYLSQWSLRPSLEDEGDRVTPQSYMAYIKDTTGLLANPGLSASVRRDVGTISQILGHFKKRHDKSSAGKFIVRRYVTAVESGVVEIFPGTSLESGFDPKRRVWYTKALDHPGKIVLSGPYLDAAGAGYVLTLSQTIFEGRRAALHAQKDPVVAIASMDITMGYVAKIMKDMVGFCNESTIKCFLMDDRGYLVSHPALFEPGTPKLLQQQHLTRQELLVSNDMLNHEMFVKKKACVSHLDGTVQRYYEFNTSLDNVLTNIIHGKHCVKYQMAAVPGTNLFFGVVKETCAPEAFCPCSTMDRTCLNCIRMEQTECECPCECSLYADGCQRANTSSSLEPCAPAFEQGTSRYDPTTSNWGRSSLYVQQLGIPQCPTPDCKSYETESDCLGIFGCQWCSIDSDGESSLASPFCSDTYLCFKGVLGSLFPYADGTYNSQSMGDAGGKEWPSVGPVAGGILAVVLIFGISLFCYRLHSVQTGLEHQCLHLHGSPDTLRMTHLDVGLGGSGSGRDPEPIEMDRSKNHLDALLHENGPPISPYRVSTNYRRPAGGDSDHGYSTMTPHDDNEQQSFAEPLLLVGGGNEPEWVRRSIVSSPTPITCLESPHRVLAPVTVHRNMETNYC from the exons ATGACGATTTTACGTAGTCTGTGGATAATTGTAATTCTGTGCTCTCTGGTGACACTCAACAGCCCAGAGGCTAAGGACGATGGAGTCATCGAGTGTCAACTGGGTAAAGCCCTCAGAAAGCAGGTTAAACCCACGCCACTGGGTGGAATGTGTCTCAAGGACATCGTAGCAGCGCTATCGCAGGTCCTGAGGTCAATTGGCAACGATGAGCTCGGGCTCACCGAGTTCCAGGAGATGTTGGACAAACTGGACTTTGTCAGCATCACGGACGAACCTGAGGATGCACTGAGGTCTCTAACTGATAGTATCAATGCTAAGCTGGAGATTTTTCTGGATATTTTGGAGAAAAGCTTGAACCTTGTGGTTCCAATACTTGAGAGGGATGCCTTCCATGGAGATGAGTCTGCTGGGAGACGAGGGGGAAAGAGCCGAAGGGAGAAATCTATAGATTTGTGCTCTCAAGTTGAAAATG AGTTGGCAACAAAGTTAAAAACCCCTCGTTGGAAGCACCTCCGCGTTCTCCCCTTCCTCCACCGTCCTGGAGTTATTTGTGGCCAGGCGGGACCCGTCCGTAACATCGGCTCCCTATTTTTATCCCAATGTGACAGACCGAAGAACGTGATCGTCCTGATGGAGCACGGTGCCTTTATGTCTGAGGAGGACATAGCTCTGGCCCGTGCCACTGCCAAGACAATTGTCGACATGCTCTCGGACTCCGACTCGGTAACAATCATCGGTCTGGCAGGTCGAGGCTTCGTCCATTGCAAAAATGGACTGGTGAAGTCAACGGATGTCAATAAATTCCAACTGATCAGACGAATCGACGCCACGATGAGAACAGACTCCAACGAGTCCCTCACAATTGACTTGGACGGTCTGACACGAAACGTTTCAGGAAATGTCGTTGTTGTGCACGTGACCAACACTCTGAAGGACATCTCCAACGTAACAAAAATCATCGAGACGATTTCCTCGAAGCAGGTGACAGTTCACTTACGAACAGTATTAATTCTCTCCAACCTGAAGCCCCACGTTGCAGTAGAGGAGACATCAGTTAACTCGAGCATCATCACACTCCCCACGCACAACATCCTGGGGTACGATATTGCGAGGTTGTTCTCCACGTTGGAATGTCCCACGATGAACAAGAAAGACTACTACCTCTCTGACTCGTACTTGGAGACCTACTCCTACGGCAAAATGATGACAGTCTCCATCACCAGAGTCACCGACACTGCGCTGGTGTCCCTCGACGTGAAGTTTCATGAATTGGTGAACGAGATCACCTACTTCAACGCCGGAGCCACGACGCGAGCAATTCTCTTGGATAAAAAAGGGATTGTGCTGATGCACAAGAGCTTCCCCAGGATTGAGACACTGTCTGAACAGCCTCTCAAAGTTTACCTCAAAGATATCGAGAACATAGATGACCGAGTAGTGATGGAGATGATAGAGCAGCCAGGAGGATTGATGGGTGTGCTCAACAAACTGGGGATAAATGTCACTGTGAGATGGAGACACCTGAAGTACCTCGATTTAATCGTCTGCGTGGTAACCGAGGAGACCGACTCCCCATCCTCCAGGTCAGTGGCTAAATTTCCCCCCCAACTACCCGATAATCTTCTCCACCATCGATTGGATACCGTTCCCATAAACTCAGCGGACTTGTGTAATTACAAGGGACACATTCAGAGTCTCTCCCATGCGGTTGTCTATCTCTCCCAGTGGTCGTTAAGACCGTCTCTGGAGGACGAGGGTGATCGTGTGACACCTCAGAGCTACATGGCCTACATCAAAGACACCACAGGATTACTAGCGAATCCTGGACTGAGTGCatcagttcgacgagacgttGGAACAATATCCCAGATCCTGGGACACTTCAAGAAACGACATGACAAGAGTTCTGCAGGGAAATTCATCGTGAGGAGGTACGTGACAGCAGTGGAGTCTGGTGTCGTTGAAATCTTCCCCGGGACATCATTGGAATCGGGTTTCGACCCCAAACGAAGGGTGTGGTACACAAAAGCCCTTGATcaccctggaaaaatcgttcTCTCAGGGCCTTATTTGGATGCAGCTGGTGCTGGTTACGTTCTGACTCTGAGTCAGACCATCTTCGAGGGCCGAAGGGCGGCACTTCATGCCCAGAAAGATCCCGTTGTTGCTATCGCCTCGATGGACATCACCATGGGTTACGTGGCGAAAATAATGAAGGACATGGTGGGATTCTGCAATGAATCCACAATCAAGTGTTTCCTGATGGATGACAGAGGCTATCTGGTATCTCATCCAGCGCTCTTCGAACCTGGCACTCCAAAGCTTCTTCAGCAACAGCATCTCACTCGCCAGGAGTTGCTGGTCTCCAACGATATGCTGAATCATGAGATGTTTGTCAAGAAGAAAGCGTGCGTGAGTCATCTGGACGGTACTGTCCAGAGGTACTACGAATTCAACACGTCCTTGGACAACGTTCTCACGAATATTATTCATGGAAAGCACTGCGTTAAGTATCAAATGGCTGCAGTTCCAGGAACAAATCTCTTCTTCGGAGTTGTGAAGGAGACATGTGCACCAGAGGCCTTCTGTCCTTGTAGTACTATGGACCGAACCTGCCTCAACTGCATCAGGATGGAACAGACTGAGTGTGAGTGTCCCTGTGAGTGCTCTCTGTATGCTGATGGATGCCAGAGGGCAAATACCAGCAGTAGCCTCGAGCCCTGTGCTCCAGCGTTCGAGCAGGGGACCTCCAGGTACGATCCCACCACTTCCAACTGGGGGAGATCCTCGTTGTACGTTCAACAGCTGGGGATTCCCCAGTGTCCAACACCTGATTGCAAGAGTtatgagacagagagtgatTGTCTGGGGATCTTTGGATGTCAGTGGTGCTCAATTGATTCGGACGGAGAGTCATCACTGGCCTCTCCCTTCTGTTCAGATACTTATTTATGTTTTAAGGGTGTTCTGGGATCGTTGTTTCCATATGCAGATGGTACTTATAACTCTCAGTCGATGGGAGATGCTGGGGGGAAGGAGTGGCCCTCGGTTGGGCCAGTTGCAGGGGGTATTCTCGCTGTTGTATTGATTTTTGGAATAAGTCTCTTCTGCTATCGGCTGCACAGCGTTCAGACAGGTCTTGAGCATCAGTGCCTTCATCTTCATGGATCTCCAGATACACTGCGGATGACTCATCTCGATGTGGGACTCGGGGGGAGTGGCAGTGGACGAGATCCAGAGCCCATTGAAATGGATAGATCGAAAAATCATCTGGATGCATTGCTCCATGAAAATGGACCACCTATATCGCCTTACAGGGTCTCTACTAATTATAGGAGACCTGCTGGGGGTGACAGTGATCATGGATACAGCACCATGACGCCTCACGATGATAATGAACAGCAGTCATTTGCAGAACCACTTCTACTCGTTGGAGGTGGTAATGAACCGGAATGGGTGAGGAGATCGATTGTCTCGTCACCTACTCCAATCACTTGCCTCGAGTCACCTCATCGGGTACTCGCACCAGTCACCGTACATCGAAATATGGAGACTAATTATTGTTAA
- the LOC135169464 gene encoding integrator complex subunit 7, whose translation MNAFNEISSGEPEQDANSALIELDKGLRSKHNGERCEAIVRFPRLFEKYPFPILINSALLKLADVFRLGCNFLRVWVLRVCQQSERHLDKILNVDEFVKRIFSVIHSNDPVARALTLRTLGSAASIIPERQQVHHSIRRALDSHDSVEVEAAIYSARMFASQSKLFAVSMCSKISDMIRGQATPASMKLQLIPILQYMHHDTSTASMVNELCMELLASYPAVEFVRVTLSAMNTLASATLINVPTQVGLLLTYLRDDPRTSIKRHSLKLLLDLARRGVHLWPRGALDNLVDFTLTSRLAIVENGNDKSDLLLRTLDVIEVLSQSAITCDANMEENSRLASLCIDACYSHNPLVAVKAVTVLTRIACYCYDEGLPVNNIQHIISCLESLIVLLAVDANDAKNLYQLKLCLVSTVKLCQAHPGHAPVFVDAIGTTLMNTQSDSAQEEKKQTASVLCEALGAIGSFGDNVLLPLLPDVLEKIKQPLDVDTRVMLCTILFQTVAGGYEWNDECLNAVESVIQAVDGWAKYRIGRGAARYGHHKIAAKIFKGLRESVAAEQLHFWLSGLELMTSAESYLEENKNESRIQRKISVLERLNGAISRYASACAALKAACAPVKSLQFAIEYAKIRGEYLQALAQLVHSCRSLCTSPPPAIARSIAEVTSDKLQIYGRVTYQLRKSAKDFRNCAESYHKLYQSAFDADQGSLNNIKALQEVCRVMANSVEKVCMSSNASAYHRGNETLDFSFGESVEMRQLAKCCGEVRRLAPDGQGEDQVITHPSVEALISQVVLLAGGKVRLPMPRYFFQALQATVVKLSVSPQPRVLGEPVCVPQGSQLALKIEGVLRHDNKSLFRSVAAVCISISTSPPSKINSEYKGNGEGLNGGGELQQTVIPHRDFFACEFLLSLGNSGGGGNSGCAGASGSSAGGNSSGANQFQVTASANILDKDGNIWKCGPKSTLQVRVHEDGTAKRKLP comes from the exons ATGAATGCtttcaatgaaatatcatCTGGGGAGCCCGAGCAAGATGCCAATTCAGCACTCATCGAACTTGACAAGG GTCTTCGCTCCAAGCACAATGGAGAACGCTGCGAGGCGATTGTCCGTTTCCCCCGTCTCTTCGAGAAATATCCCTTCCCCATCCTCATCAACTCAGCCCTCCTGAAGCTCGCCGATGTATTCCGCCTGGGCTGTAACTTCCTCCGAGTCTGGGTGCTGCGTGTATGCCAGCAAAGCGAGAGACATCTCGACAAGATCCTCAACGTCGATGAGTTCGTAAAACGAATCTTCTCCGTGATTCACTCCAACGATCCAGTCGCCCGTGCCCTCACCCTGCGCACCCTGGGTTCAGCAGCATCTATCATCCCCGAGCGTCAGCAGGTCCACCACAGCATTCGTCGTGCCCTAGACTCCCATGACTCCGTGGAAGTCGAGGCAGCGATCTACTCCGCAAGAATGTTTGCATCGCAGTCCAAGCTCTTCGCAGTCTCCATGTGCAGTAAAATCTCAGACATGATCAGGGGACAGGCGACCCCGGCGTCAATGAAGCTCCAGCTAATTCCAATTCTCCAGTACATGCACCACGACACCTCCACCGCGTCGATGGTGAACGAGCTTTGCATGGAGCTTCTCGCGAGTTATCCAGCAGTGGAGTTCGTCAGGGTGACCCTATCAGCGATGAACACCCTGGCCTCAGCGACGCTCATCAACGTGCCCACCCAAGTGGGCCTTCTCCTGACGTACCTTCGAGACGATCCCCGAACCTCCATCAAACGGCACTCCCTGAAGCTCCTCTTGGACTTAGCGAGGAGAGGGGTTCACCTGTGGCCTCGTGGAGCCCTTGACAACCTCGTGGACTTCACCCTGACGTCGAGGCTCGCCATTGTCGAGAACGGAAACGACAAAAGCGATCTTCTGCTTAGAACTCTGGACGTGATAGAGGTGTTGAGCCAGAGTGCCATCACCTGCGATGCAAACATGGAGGAGAATAGCCGCCTAGCGTCCCTCTGCATTGACGCCTGCTACTCCCATAATCCTCTGGTAGCTGTCAAGGCCGTGACAGTCCTCACGAGAATCGCCTGCTACTGCTACGACGAGGGTCTTCCAGTCAACAACATCCAGCACATCATCTCGTGTCTGGAATCGTTGATAGTTCTGCTCGCGGTGGACGCTAATGACGCCAAAAATCTGTACCAATTGAAGCTGTGCTTGGTGTCTACTGTGAAGCTGTGCCAGGCACATCCTGGACATGCACCAGTCTTCGTGGATGCTATAGGCACGACTCTGATGAACACTCAGTCGGATTCAGCTCAGGAGGAGAAGAAACAGACTGCCAGTGTTTTGTGTGAGGCACTGGGGGCCATTGGAAGCTTTGGAGATAATGTCCTGCTGCCTCTTCTGCCAGATGTCCTGGAGAAGATCAAACAGCCGTTGGACGTTGACACGCGAGTGATGCTCTGTACTATTCTGTTTCAAACGGTCGCTGGGGGGTACGAGTGGAATGACGAGTGTCTGAATGCTGTTGAAAGTGTCATTCAGGCGGTGGATGGATGGGCCAAGTACAGGATAGGAAGAGGTGCTGCGAG ATACGGGCACCATAAAATCGCAGCGAAAATCTTCAAAGGACTTCGAGAATCCGTCGCCGCTGAGCAGCTCCACTTCTGGCTGTCGGGTCTCGAGTTGATGACCAGCGCTGAGAGCTACCTCGAGGAGAACAAGAACGAGTCAAGGATCCAGCGGAAAATTAGTGTCCTCGAGAGGTTGAACGGCGCGATATCAAGGTACGCAAGTGCCTGTGCAGCACTCAAAGCTGCATGTGCACCCGTCAAGAGTCTCCAGTTCGCCATTGAATACGCCAAGATCCGGGGTGAGTATCTCCAGGCATTGGCGCAGCTGGTCCACTCCTGCAGGTCCCTCTGTACCTCTCCACCCCCCGCCATTGCGAGATCAATTGCTGAAGTGACGAGTGACAAACTCCAGATTTATGGAAGAGTGACTTATCAACTCAGAAAGTCCGCCAAGGACTTCAGAAATTGCGCCGAGAGCTATCACAAGCTCTATCAGTCCGCCTTCGATGCTGATCAGGGGAGTTTGAATAATATTAAGGCACTCCAGGAAGTCTGCAGGGTGATGGCAAACTCTGTTGAGAAGGTTTGTATGAGCTCCAATGCCAGTGCTTATCACAGGGGAAATGAGACTCTGGATTTCTCCTTCGGGGAGTCAGTGGAGATGAGGCAGTTGGCCAAGTGTTGTGGCGAGGTAAGGAGGCTGGCACCTGATGGCCAGGGGGAGGACCAGGTCATCACTCATCCCAGTGTGGAGGCACTCATCTCCCAGGTGGTGCTGTTGGCTGGTGGAAAGGTGAGACTTCCCATGCCCAGGTACTTCTTCCAGGCACTTCAGGCCACTGTCGTCAAACTCTCGGTGTCACCACAGCCCAGGGTCCTCGGGGAGCCTGTCTGCGTGCCTCAGGGCTCACAACTCGCTCTGAAGATCGAGGGCGTCCTGAGACATGACAACAAGTCACTCTTCAGATCTGTCGCTGCTGTTTGCATTTCCATTTCTACGTCTCCACCTTCTAAGATCAATTCTGAGTACAAGGGAAATGGGGAGGGATTGAATGGGGGTGGTGAATTGCAGCAGACAGTTATACCTCACAGGGATTTCTTTGCCTGTGAGTTCCTGTTGTCTTTGGGAAATTCGGGGGGAGGTGGAAATTCCGGGTGCGCTGGGGCGTCAGGAAGCTCGGCAGGAGGGAACAGCTCTGGGGCTAATCAGTTTCAGGTCACTGCCAGTGCCAACATTCTGGATAAGGACGGGAATATCTGGAAGTGCGGACCCAAGTCTACCCTGCAGGTGCGGGTGCATGAGGATGGAACGGCCAAACGAAAATTGCCGTAG